Proteins encoded by one window of Vigna radiata var. radiata cultivar VC1973A chromosome 5, Vradiata_ver6, whole genome shotgun sequence:
- the LOC106762013 gene encoding sucrose synthase — translation MAHHPLTHSHSFRERIDETLSGNRNEILALLSRLEAKGKGILQHHQVIAEFEEIPEENRKKLQDGAFGEVLRSTQEAIVLPPFVALAVRPRPGVWEYLRVNLHLLVVDELRPAEYLRFKEELVEGSANGNFVLELDFEPFNASFPRPTLNKSIGNGVEFLNRHLSAKLFHDKESMQPLLEFLRLHSYKGTTMMLNDKVQNLNSLQHVLRKAEEYLTSVAPATPYSEFESRFREIGLERGWGDTAERVLEMIQLLLDLLEAPDPCTLETFLGRVPMVFNVVILSPHGYFAQDNVLGYPDTGGQVVYILDQVRALENEMLNRIKKQGLDITPRILIITRLLPDAVGTTCGQRLERVYDTEYCDILRVPFRTEKGIVRKWISRFEVWPYLETYAEDVAVELAKELQAKPDLIVGNYSDGNIVASLLAHKLGVTQCTIAHALEKTKYPESDIYWKKFEEKYHFSCQFTADLFAMNHTDFIITSTFQEIAGSKDTVGQYESHTAFTLPGLYRVVHGIDVFDPKFNIVSPGADMGIYFPYTETERRLTNFHPEIEELLYSSVENEEHICVLKDRNKPIIFTMARLDRVKNITGLVEWYGKNARLRELVNLVVVAGDRRKESKDLEEKAEMKKMYGLIETYKLNGQFRWISSQMNRVRNGELYRVICDTKGAFVQPAVYEAFGLTVVEAMTCGLPTFATFNGGPAEIIVHGKSGYHIDPYHGDRAAEILVDFFEKSKADPSHWDKISQGGLKRIQEKYTWQIYSDRLLTLTGVYGFWKHVTNLERRESKRYLEMFYALKYRKLAESVPLAIEE, via the exons ATGGCGCATCATCCTTTGACGCACTCTCACTCTTTCCGCGAGAGGATTGATGAAACTCTCTCGGGTAACAGGAATGAAATTTTGGCCCTCCTGTCAAG GCTTGAAGCCAAGGGCAAGGGAATCCTGCAACACCACCAGGTCATTGCAGAGTTTGAAGAAATCCCTGAGGAGAACAGGAAGAAGCTGCAAGATGGAGCTTTTGGAGAAGTTTTGAGATCTACACAG GAAGCCATAGTGCTGCCACCTTTTGTTGCTCTGGCTGTTCGACCAAGGCCTGGTGTTTGGGAGTATCTACGTGTGAATTTGCACTTGCTCGTCGTTGATGAGCTACGTCCTGCTGAGTATCTGCGTTTCAAGGAGGAACTTGTCGAGGGAAG TGCTAACGGGAACTTTGTGCTTGAGTTGGACTTTGAACCATTTAATGCCTCTTTCCCTCGTCCAACTCTGAACAAGTCCATTGGGAATGGCGTGGAGTTCCTCAACCGCCATCTTTCAGCCAAACTCTTCCATGACAAGGAGAGCATGCAGCCACTGCTTGAATTCCTCAGGCTTCACAGTTATAAGGGCACG ACTATGATGCTGAATGACAAAGTTCAGAACCTGAATTCTCTCCAACATGTTTTGAGAAAAGCAGAAGAGTATCTAACTTCTGTTGCTCCTGCAACGCCCTACTCAGAATTTGAAAGCAGATTCCGGGAGATTGGTTTGGAGAGGGGATGGGGTGACACCGCCGAGCGGGTCCTCGAAATGATCCAGCTTCTCTTGGATCTTCTGGAGGCACCTGATCCTTGCACCCTTGAGACATTCCTTGGAAGAGTCCCTATGGTCTTCAATGTTGTAATCCTTTCTCCCCATGGTTACTTTGCCCAAGATAATGTCTTGGGATACCCTGACACTGGTGGGCAG GTTGTTTACATCCTGGATCAAGTTCGTGCCTTGGAGAATGAGATGCTCAACCGCATCAAGAAACAAGGCTTGGATATCACTCCTCGTATTCTCATT ATCACTCGTCTTCTCCCTGATGCAGTAGGAACAACCTGTGGCCAACGTCTAGAGAGGGTATATGATACTGAATATTGTGACATTCTCCGAGTTCCTTTCAGAACAGAGAAGGGAATTGTTCGCAAATGGATCTCTAGATTCGAAGTCTGGCCATACCTAGAGACTTATGCTGAG GATGTTGCTGTTGAACTTGCTAAGGAGTTGCAAGCCAAGCCAGATCTGATAGTTGGAAACTACAGTGATGGAAACATTGTTGCCTCTTTGTTAGCACATAAATTAGGAGTAACTCAG TGTACCATTGCTCATGCTCTAGAAAAGACCAAATACCCTGAGTCTGACATTTACTGGAAAAAATTCGAAGAGAAATATCACTTTTCATGCCAATTTACTGCTGATCTTTTTGCAATGAACCACACAGACTTTATCATCACCAGCACCTTCCAAGAGATTGCTGGGAG CAAAGACACTGTTGGACAGTACGAGAGTCACACTGCCTTCACCCTTCCTGGTCTTTACCGAGTTGTTCACGGTATTGATGTGTTTGATCCAAAGTTCAACATTGTCTCTCCAGGAGCTGATATGGGCATATACTTCCCATACACTGAAACTGAGCGTAGGTTAACAAATTTCCACCCTGAGATTGAAGAGCTTCTTTACAGCTCAGTGGAGAACGAGGAACACAT ATGTGTATTGAAGGATCGCAACAAGCCAATCATCTTCACCATGGCAAGACTTGACCGTGTGAAGAACATCACAGGACTTGTTGAGTGGTACGGAAAGAACGCGCGGCTCCGGGAGTTGGTGAACCTAGTTGTTGTTGCTGGAGACAGGAGGAAGGAGTCGAAGGACTTGGAAGAGAAGGCTGAGATGAAGAAGATGTATGGCCTCATTGAGACCTACAAGTTGAATGGCCAATTCAGATGGATCTCCTCTCAGATGAACAGAGTTAGAAATGGAGAGCTCTACCGTGTAATATGTGACACAAAGGGTGCTTTTGTGCAGCCTGCGGTATATGAAGCCTTTGGGTTGACAGTGGTTGAAGCCATGACTTGTGGATTGCCAACATTTGCCACATTCAATGGTGGTCCTGCTGAGATCATCGTGCATGGAAAATCTGGATACCACATTGACCCCTACCATGGTGACCGTGCTGCTGAGATCCTTGTTGACTTCTTCGAGAAGAGCAAAGCAGACCCATCTCACTGGGACAAAATCTCCCAGGGAGGACTCAAGCGTATTCAAGAGAA GTACACATGGCAGATTTACTCTGACAGGCTCTTGACACTGACGGGTGTCTATGGCTTCTGGAAGCATGTCACCAACCTTGAACGCCGTGAGAGCAAACGTTACCTCGAGATGTTCTATGCTCTCAAGTACCGCAAATTG GCTGAGTCTGTTCCCCTTGCCATTGAAGAGTAA
- the LOC106761765 gene encoding auxin-responsive protein SAUR72-like, which translates to MTKGGKLTKLKSVLKKWNSFSSKQTQATITSVASNGDSSSLRPVYVGKTRRQYLVSAEVVEHPLFRELVDRSRDSSSEEEEDSINVACEVVLFEHLLWMLHNADPQPESLDELADFYAC; encoded by the coding sequence ATGACCAAAGGAGGAAAACTAACCAAGCTCAAGTCAGTGCTCAAGAAATGGAACTCCTTCAGCAGCAAACAGACCCAAGCCACCATCACCTCCGTAGCCAGCAACGGTGACTCCTCGTCGCTCCGCCCCGTGTACGTCGGGAAGACGCGGCGGCAGTACCTGGTGAGCGCAGAGGTTGTCGAACACCCGCTGTTCCGGGAGCTGGTGGACAGGTCCCGCGACAGCAGCTcggaggaggaggaggacaGCATCAACGTGGCGTGCGAGGTCGTTCTCTTCGAACACTTGCTCTGGATGCTCCACAACGCCGATCCTCAACCTGAGTCGCTTGACGAACTCGCCGATTTTTACGCCTGCTGA
- the LOC106761782 gene encoding uncharacterized protein LOC106761782 encodes MDSGVGYKLTGIRQIVRLKEMLQKWQNVTLGQKASIPSITDKVPNNDGSGLPLINKRVVNVMNIESDTEDSCQSPEPLPPPDVPKGYLAVYVGPELRRFIIPTTYLSHSLFKVLLEKAADEFGFDHSGGLTIPCETETFKYLLKCIENENKDQLNHKSAQAESSGTVEE; translated from the coding sequence ATGGATAGCGGTGTAGGCTACAAATTGACAGGGATTAGGCAGATTGTGAGGTTAAAGGAAATGCTGCAGAAGTGGCAGAACGTGACTTTAGGGCAAAAAGCTTCGATTCCAAGCATTACTGATAAAGTGCCTAATAACGATGGAAGTGGATTGCCATTGATAAACAAAAGGGTAGTGAATGTTATGAACATTGAATCTGACACAGAAGACAGCTGCCAAAGTCCTGAACCGCTTCCACCACCTGATGTTCCAAAGGGATACTTGGCAGTGTATGTTGGACCTGAGCTTAGGAGGTTCATCATTCCCACCACTTATCTCAGCCACTCTCTCTTCAAAGTTTTGCTGGAAAAGGCTGCAGATGAATTTGGCTTTGATCACAGTGGAGGCCTCACCATTCCCTGCGAGACTGAGACCTTCAAGTACCTACTCAAGTGCATCGAGAATGAAAACAAAGACCAACTCAATCATAAATCTGCACAAGCCGAAAGCTCGGGAACTGTGGAAGAGTAA